In Sodalis ligni, a single genomic region encodes these proteins:
- a CDS encoding IS110 family transposase: MSQPVQHVIGIDVAKLSLDISEAGSLSAFTVNNAQQGFDLLVQKLDEINVSLILMEATGGLESGVAYYLQTKGYDVVVINPRQARDFARSMGYLAKTDRLDASVLAQLAQVIDRSPERARFIKPLPEITRQELTAIVVRRRQLNQMLVAERNRLYPSHPGSRESIGIIIDVLEKELRRITQQMNQYVKAHFRHQADLLASVKGVGEATIATLLAELPELGKLTRREISALAGVAPFNRDSGKMRGKRTTFGGRGTVRATLYMAALTATRFNPIIKEFYLHLLSGGKAKKLALVACTRKLITILNAMVRDNQQWNTSFDKQRASPIS, translated from the coding sequence ATGAGTCAGCCAGTTCAGCATGTGATTGGTATTGATGTAGCGAAGCTTTCTTTAGATATTTCTGAAGCAGGTTCATTGTCTGCATTTACTGTCAACAACGCTCAGCAAGGTTTCGACCTCTTAGTACAAAAACTCGATGAAATTAACGTCTCACTTATACTAATGGAGGCAACAGGTGGTCTGGAGTCAGGAGTAGCATATTACCTTCAGACAAAGGGATACGATGTTGTTGTTATCAATCCTCGCCAGGCACGCGATTTTGCTCGTTCAATGGGATATCTGGCTAAAACTGACAGGCTCGATGCCAGCGTATTAGCTCAACTTGCGCAGGTTATTGACCGCAGCCCTGAACGAGCCCGCTTTATTAAGCCTTTACCAGAAATTACACGTCAGGAACTTACAGCAATTGTTGTTCGACGTCGTCAGTTGAATCAGATGCTGGTTGCTGAACGAAACAGGCTTTATCCTTCTCATCCCGGGAGCCGGGAAAGTATTGGTATCATCATTGATGTTCTGGAAAAAGAGCTCAGGCGCATCACTCAGCAAATGAATCAATACGTTAAAGCACATTTCCGTCATCAGGCTGACCTGCTTGCCAGTGTGAAAGGTGTGGGTGAGGCGACAATTGCGACTTTACTTGCGGAATTGCCTGAACTTGGCAAACTCACCCGTCGGGAAATAAGCGCTCTTGCGGGAGTAGCACCCTTCAACCGGGATTCCGGCAAAATGCGAGGCAAGCGAACAACCTTTGGTGGTCGAGGTACAGTAAGGGCGACCCTCTACATGGCTGCGCTTACAGCGACGCGGTTTAACCCCATTATAAAGGAATTTTATCTGCATCTGCTTTCCGGTGGTAAAGCTAAAAAGCTTGCACTGGTCGCCTGCACACGCAAATTAATCACAATCCTGAACGCGATGGTAAGGGATAACCAGCAGTGGAACACTTCATTCGACAAACAAAGAGCTTCTCCGATAAGTTAG